In Henriciella litoralis, the genomic window GATTGATCGTCATATGGCAGGGGCCCATGCCGCGCGTGTTCGCAGGCTTGCCGACCTCTCTGAACGTGTCGCCTGTTTTGGGCTCCAGCTTGATCACCTCGGCGCCCATATCGCCCAGCGTCTGCGTGCAATAGGGGCCAAAGATGACGGTCGTCATGTCAGCGATGCGGATATCGGACAGAAGCGAAGTGGCAGGCATTGGGTCGTCTCCTTCAGTCATCTATTCAGCAGGATCAGCCGGGCAGGTAAACAATGAGCAGAAGGTGTCGCCGCGTAAGTTGGCCTGTCAGACGCCTCGCAGCTTGACTTGCCCATGGGTGAGGTCCACCTCCTCGCGCCATGACATATGTAAAAATCTGCGGTCTGACCGACGAATCTTCCGTGCGCATCTCCGCTGAGGCCGGGGCTGACTGGGTGGGCTTTGTGCTTGCGCCCAAAAGCCCTCGAAATGTGCTCGGCCATGGGCAGGAGACTTTTGATCGCGTCTTCGACCTGATGTTCGCGGCCGCCGACATGGATATCCGCTGCGCAGTCCTGCTGACCAATCCGAACGAGCAGATGCTCGACGCCCTGACCGGGAATGTGATGCCGGATGTCTTCCAGTTGCATGGCACCGAAACACCGGAATTTGTTGCCAAGCTGAGATATCGCTTGCCCGACAGTGTCGAGGTCTGGAAAGCGATTGGGGTGGCGAGCGAGGACGATCTGGAGCGCGCGCTCGAATATGACGTCGCCGACCGGCTTCTGATCGACGCCAAACCGCCGGAAGGCTCTGACCGGGCGGGCGGCCATGGCCAGACATTTGACTGGTCGATCCTTGAAGGCTGGGAGCCGCCGCGGCCCTGGCTTCTGGCGGGCGGACTGACGCCGGACAATGTCGAGGAAGCGATCGCTGCAACAGGCGCACCTGCGGTCGATGTGTCATCTGGTGTGGAACGCGCGCCCGGCATAAAGGATGAAGAGCTTATCAGGGACTTCATTGCAGCCGCGAAGATGGCCGACTAGGACGGGATGCGAGGCATATGACCAAACTCAATACATGGGACCAGTGGCCGGATGAAAATGGCCGCTTCGGCGAATTCGGCGGGCGCTATGTCGCCGAGACGCTGATGCCGTTGATCCTTGAGCTGGAGGACGAGTATCGCGCCGCCAAGAAAGATCCGGCCTTTACCGCGCAGATGGATGATCTGTGGGAGCACTATGTTGGCCGCCCGTCGCCGCTTTATTTCGCAGAGCGGATCACAGAGCATTTCGGCGGGCCGAAAATCTATTTCAAACGTGACGAGCTGAACCATACCGGCGCGCACAAGATCAACAATTGCCTCGGCCAGGTCCTGCTGGCGATGCGGATGGGCAAGAAGCGGATCATTGCCGAGACCGGCGCCGGACAGCACGGCGTGGCGACGGCAACCGTTTGCGCGCGGTTCGGTCTCAAATGCGTCGTCTTCATGGGCGCGACCGATGTTGAGCGTCAGAAGCCGAACGTCTTCCGGATGAAGCTGCTCGGCGCCGAGATCGTCCCGGTCTCGTCGGGCACGGGCACGCTGAAAGATGCGATGAACGAAGCGCTCCGCGACTGGGTCACGAATGTTCACGACACTTTCTATGTGATCGGTACGGCGGCAGGCCCGCACCCTTATCCAGAGCTGGTGCGCGACTTCCAGTCAGTGATCGGCAAGGAAGCCAAGGCGCAGATCATGAAGCGCGAAGGCCGCCTGCCGGACGCCGTCATGGCGTGTATCGGCGGCGGATCGAATGCCATCGGCCTGTTCCATCCTTTCATCGAGGATGAGGGCGTCCGTCT contains:
- the trpB gene encoding tryptophan synthase subunit beta codes for the protein MTKLNTWDQWPDENGRFGEFGGRYVAETLMPLILELEDEYRAAKKDPAFTAQMDDLWEHYVGRPSPLYFAERITEHFGGPKIYFKRDELNHTGAHKINNCLGQVLLAMRMGKKRIIAETGAGQHGVATATVCARFGLKCVVFMGATDVERQKPNVFRMKLLGAEIVPVSSGTGTLKDAMNEALRDWVTNVHDTFYVIGTAAGPHPYPELVRDFQSVIGKEAKAQIMKREGRLPDAVMACIGGGSNAIGLFHPFIEDEGVRLIGVEASGHGIETGEHAAALNGGKPGILHGNKTYLLQTDDGQIIDAHSISAGLDYPGIGPEHAFLRDTGRAEYLTCTDKEALEAFKLCTRLEGIIPALEPAHAIARLGDVCETMDKDQILIMNLCGRGDKDIFSVAEHLGMEI
- a CDS encoding phosphoribosylanthranilate isomerase encodes the protein MTYVKICGLTDESSVRISAEAGADWVGFVLAPKSPRNVLGHGQETFDRVFDLMFAAADMDIRCAVLLTNPNEQMLDALTGNVMPDVFQLHGTETPEFVAKLRYRLPDSVEVWKAIGVASEDDLERALEYDVADRLLIDAKPPEGSDRAGGHGQTFDWSILEGWEPPRPWLLAGGLTPDNVEEAIAATGAPAVDVSSGVERAPGIKDEELIRDFIAAAKMAD